One Haemorhous mexicanus isolate bHaeMex1 chromosome 9, bHaeMex1.pri, whole genome shotgun sequence DNA segment encodes these proteins:
- the BCL10 gene encoding B-cell lymphoma/leukemia 10: MEGSGSWSSSGGVGRPLTEDEMAEVKKDALERMRPYLCDKIIAERHFDYLRSKKILTREDTEEISARSSSRKKTGKLLDYLAENPKGLDTLIESIRRERTQNFLLQKITDVVLKVKNEKLEALKGLSCSTCMTSLYGGTNNLSRSFSDESNFLDKTKDKESTQIHHPEEDYSTAAFVSAVSLHSMNLPIAEMGNSQCSVFSATLPGPGDPGAPPLPPELQSDQQEPCTSSSDNCFLPLRSRSVQPQ, encoded by the exons ATGGAGGGCTCGGGGTCGTGGTCGAGCTCGGGCGGCGTGGGGCGGCCGCTGACGGAGGACGAGATGGCGGAGGTGAAGAAGGAT gcTTTAGAAAGGATGCGCCCTTACCTGTGTGATAAGATCATAGCTGAGAGACACTTTGATTACCTGCGTTCCAAGAAAATACTCACTAGGGAGGACACAGAAGAAATTTCTGCTCGATCTTCCAGCAGGAAGAAAACTGGGAAGTTATTGGACTACTTAGCAGAAAATCCAAAGGGACTAGATACTTTGATTGAATCTATCAGACGAGAAAGAACACAAAACTTCCTGTTACAAAAGATAACTGATGTAGTGCTAAAAGTCAAAAATGAAAAGCTTGAAGCTCTTAAAG GTTTAAGCTGCAGTACCTGTATGACCTCACTGTATGGAGGAACAAATAATCTTTCTAGATCATTTTCTGATGAATCTAATTTTCTGGataaaacaaaagacaaagaaTCTACCCAGATACATCACCCAGAAGAAGATTATAGCACCGCTGCATTTGTGTCTGCTGTCTCTCTTCATTCAATGAATTTGCCAATTGCAGAGATGGGGAATTCACAGTGCAGTGTTTTCTCAGCCACCCTCCCAGGGCCTGGAGACCCTGGTGCACCCCCACTGCCCCCAGAGCTCCAGTCAGACCAGCAGGAGCCATGTACTAGTTCAAGTGACAATTGCTTTTTGCCTTTAAGATCACGTTCTGTTCAGCCACAGTGA
- the C9H1orf52 gene encoding UPF0690 protein C1orf52 homolog, with the protein MAAEGEDPLGYFAAYGSSSSDSEPEEPQPDERPAGDGAASGGTPGRPRLPPPDELFRRVSQPPAFLYNPLNKEIDWESRVLRAPEEPPREFKVWRSNAVPPPETYSPPEKPPPPAPTLDMAIKWSNIYEDNGDDAPRQAGKAKFLPDEEQEPLESDGEKDDEPASAKKRKVESGEQAKKKKKKV; encoded by the exons ATGGCGGCGGAGGGGGAGGACCCGCTGGGCTATTTCGCGGCCTACGGCAGCTCCAGCTCCGACTCGGAGCCCGAAGAGCCGCAGCCCGACGAGCGCCCGGCCGGAGACGGCGCGGCCTCGGGGGGCACCCCGGGGCGGCCGCGGCTGCCGCCGCCCGACGAGCTCTTCCGTCGGGTGTCGCAGCCGCCCGCCTTCCTCTACAACCCTCTCAACAAGGAGATCGACTGGGAGAGCCGCGTCCTGCGGGCGCCCGAGGAG CCTCCCAGGGAGTTCAAGGTGTGGAGGAGCAACGCCGTGCCCCCGCCGGAGACCTACAGCCCGCCCGAgaagccgccgccgccggcccccACCCTCGACATGGCCATAAAGTGGTCCAACATCTACGAGGACAATGGCGACGACGCGCCCCGCCAGGCCGGCAAAGCCAAGTTCCTGCCGGACGAGGAGCAGGAGCCCCTGGAGTCGG atGGTGAAAAAGATGATGAACCAGCTTCTGCTAAGAAACGTAAAGTAGAGTCTGGAGAACAggcaaagaagaagaagaagaaggtatAA